In Rhodopirellula sp. P2, the DNA window ATCACGCGGCCCACGGTGCTCGTTCCCGGCAACGGGGAGACGGTCGAAGAGTTGCGGGCGGCGACCGTGAATTGGAAGTCCGCGATGGTTTTGCACGGGGAAGGATGTGAGATCGAGCTGCATGGTGGTGCCGTCCCGGTGTGGGGCGTTGGCGGCGGGATTCCCGTGACTCCGTTTGGTGACTGGAGCTACGACTTCGATGAAGAGCAAGCCACCGAGATGCTGGCGGGATGTCCCGAAGGAGCGATCTTGATCACGCACTCGCCCGCGCTGGACACCGTTGACCACGACACTGCGGGACGTGTCCGTGGCAGCCAGAGCATTCGCGATGCGATCCTGGCGAAAAAGCCTCGTTTCGCTGTCTGCGGGCACATTCACAGCGATTGGGAACGCCAGGTGACGCTGGGTGCGACACCGATTTTGAATGCGGGGCCACGCGGGGTTTTTGTCGACGTCTGCTCAACCGGGGAGCGGTGACAGTGGATCGCCTCGGGTTTCAACCCGAGATTTCGAGCGGCAACACCGAACCGCACAAGCCGCGAAGCGGCGGCAGGTGTTTGCGATTCGGGGCCGGCTGTCGTCGCTCTGCGACTGGGGCGTGTTGGGGGCGTTGGTGACCTTGGGTTGAAACCCAAGGCTGACGGCTTCCGTCGCTCCGCGACTCTGTCGGGATGGTTCGAGAGCTCAACCGCGGAGCGGTGACAGTGGATCGCCTCGGGTTTCAACCCGAGGTTTCGAGCGGCAACACCGAACCAGACAAGCCGCGAAGCGGCGACAGGTGTTTTCGATTCGGGGCCGGCTGTCGTCGCTCTGCGACTGGGGGCGTGTTGGGGGGCGTTGGTGACCTTGGGTTGAAACCCAAGGCTGACCGCTTCCGTCGCTCCGCGACTTTGTCGGGATGGTTCGAGAGCTCAACCGCGGAGCGGTGACAGTGGATCGCCTCGGGTTTCAACCCGAGGTTTCGAGCGGCAACACCGAACCGGACAAGCCGCGGAGCGGCGACAGGTGTTTGCGATTCGGGGCCGGCTGTCGTCGCTCTGCGACTGGGGGCGTGTTGGGGGCGTTGGTGACCTTGGGTTGAAACCCAAGGCTGACGGTTTCCGTCGCTCCGCGACTTTGTCGGGATGGTTCGAGAGCTCAACCGCGGAGCGGTGACAGTGGATACCCTCGGGTTTCAACCCGAGGTTTCGAGCGGCAACACCGAACCGGACAAGCCGCGAAGCGGCGACAGGTGTTTGCGATTCGGGGCCGCCTGTCGTCGCTCCGCGACTGGGGGCGTGTTGGGGGGCGTTGGTGACCTTGGGTTGAAACCCAAGGCTGACGGCTTCCGTCGCTCCGCGACTTTGTCGGGATGGTTCGAGAGCTCAACCGCGGAGCGGTGGCAGTGGATAGCCTCGGGTTTCAACCCGAGGTTTCGAGCGGCAACACCGAACCGGACAAGCCGCGAAGCGGCGTCAGGTGTTTTCGATTCGGGGCCGGCTGTCGTCGCTCGGCGACTGGGGGCGTGTTGGGGGGCGTTGGTGACCTTGGGTTGAAACCCAAGGCTGATGGCTTCCGTCGCTCCGCGACTTTATCGGGATGGTTCGAGAGCTCAACCGCGGAGCGGTGGCAGTGGATAGCCTCGGGTTTCAACCCGAGGTTTCGAGCGGCAACACCGAACCGGACAAGCCGCGAAGCGGCGACAGGTGTTATCGATTCGGGGCCGGCTGTCGTCGCTCCGCGACTTTGTCGGGATGGTTCGAGAGCTCAACCGCGGAGCGGTGGCAGTGGATAGCCTCGGGTTTCAACCCGAGGTTTCGAGCGGCAACACCGAACCGCACAAGCCGCGAAGCGGCGACAGGTGTTTTCGATTCGGGGCCGGCTGTCGTCGCTCTGCGACTGAGGGCGTGTTGGGGGGCGTTGGTGACCTTGGGTTGAAACCCAAGGCTGACGGCTTCCGTCGCTCTGCGACTGGTTTGCATGCTCTCACTGCTGGAGAAGCTTGAGAAGCATGTCTTGCTGCTTCGCAGCCAGTGCTTCGGTGTCACCGAGCGGTTGTGGCGGGTAGGTCTTTTCTCGCGTGTAGCCGATGTGGTTCATCCAGGCTTTCCAGCGTAGGTTGCGGATCGCATCGATCGACGCGAACACGGGATCCGCTTTCACTTCCGCCAGCGTCTTGGTTGTCTCGCTGACACCCAATCCCGAAGCGATGGTTTGTGCCATCAGCCAATGGCCCTCCTCGTTCGGGTGCACTTTGTCTTTTGAGAACGGTTGGTCGCGTTCTTTCCTGGCTTCACGCATTGCGGTGTGCAAGTCGATGACTTTGACACCGGGGATTTCCAATTCCGTTTCCCAACGTGCGTAGGCGTTGAGCACGGTGTCGTAGTGGAAAGAGTCGCCGGCAGGCTCGTCGTCGTAGATCGGTGGTGTGACCAAATAGATCTTCTTCACGCCTGCCTGCTGGGCTTGATCGATCATGTTCCGGATTCCGTTTTGGAACGCTGCGAAACGGCTTTCTTCCAGCGGTTGGTAGATCCCATCGTTCATTCCGTAGCAAGCGATCAGGACATCTGGTTGGACCTTCGTCAGCAAACGGTCGAATCGCTCGAAGAGACAAGGACGCGGGAATTTGCCTCCGGCGTGCCCTTGTTCGCTCAGGCCGGAAACGGTTTCACTGGACAATCCCAGGGGATAGACGTCGAAGGTTTGGTTGGGGGACTGCGTCTGCAACTGATACGACAAAAACGAGACGTAGTGTCCGGCTTGCGTGATGCTGTCACCGACAACCGCGATGCGGGAATTTGCCAGCAAATCAATGTTCGATTCGTCGGCAAAGATTGGCTTGGAGAAAAGGCTGATCAGAAGCACGCAAGCCGTGATCGAGGCACCGAACCGGGGGAGTTGTTTGCGGTTGGGCGGGTTGGGGGTGGCTGACCTGCGACGGGACATGAGTGGCGTTCTTTCGGGGTGGGACAAGGGATGAATGACAGGGGGATTCAGTCGAATCAATTCCAGTGTTCGGCAATTTTGCCGCGTAGGAAATCGGCGCTGCGGCGAAGTTGGTCGATGCCATCGACTCCGTCTTCGATGCTGATCCAGGAATCAAACCCTTTGGATTTTAGTTCGCGGAAGATGGCATCATAGTCGTTCAGGCCCTTGCCGATTTCGCCATGCCGAAGTCGTTGAGCGTAGCCGACCGATCCGCCTTCTTCAGCCCGCAGGTCCTCGAGGGTGCCTTCGATCAGGAAACGATCGCTGGCGTGCATGGTGACGACGCGGTGCGACACGCGGCGAAGCAATTCCAGGGGATCGTCCCCCGCTAGAAAGGCATTGCTGGGGTCATAGTTGACGCCGAAGTTCGGATGATCGATGGCATTCACCAGGTCACAGAAAACGCCCATGGATTGGGCAAACTCGGGGTACTCCCAGAAGTCATCCTTGTAGTGGTTTTCGAGAATCAACGTGATGCCTCGATCGGCGGCATAGGGAAGGCACTGAGTGATGCTGTCGGCGGCCAGGCGAACGCCTTCCTCGGTGCTCAATTCGGGACGTCGTTGTCCGCTGAGCACCCGGCAGTAGCTGCCACCAAGCGTGTCGGTCATCTCAATCCAACGCATTTGCTGTTGGATCTGAGCGTCGCGGAAGGCTTGGTCAGGGTGGGTGAAATCGGGCGAGCAGCACAGCATGGGGATGACCATCCCAAGGTCTTCGACTTGTTGGCGAAGCCCGGGCCAGTTGCTTGGGGCTTCCAGTTCGAGGAAGCCGGCGTAGAACTCCAGTCCTTGCACGTCGAGGGTGGAGGCCAGTGCAAACCACTCGGCCAGCTTCATCGAGCCGTCTTTGCACAACGCGGTCATGTAGGCTTTGGGAAACGCGGCCAGTTGGGGCATGGTTGGGACTGCTGTTTGGTAAGGACAGTGGCATCGGCTTCCAGCCTGTGAGAAAAAACACAGGCTGGAAGCCGATGCCACTTTGGGTTGGATGGATTGTCAGATGGGTTGGAGGACGGCTTTGACGACTTCGCCACGGTGCATTTTGTCAAAGGCGGTTTGCCATTGGTCGATTGGCCAGATCCCGCCGATGATCGGGGCAACGTTCAGTTGTCCGCTGGTGAGCAATGCCAGCACGCGTTCCCAGATCGGCCAGTTGTGGCTGAAGCTTCCTTGCAGAGTCACGTTTTTTTGCACCAGTGGATCCAAGTTATAGCCAAGCGGTTGGGGACCCCAACCGACTTTGCTGATCCATCCCGCAGGACGGACAACTTGCATGGCAATTTCAAGCGTGGCACTGGATCCGGCCGCATCGATCACGCCGTCGCATCCCAGCCCGTCGCGTTGGTTGGCCCATTCGGTTGGATCACCGACGATGCCTTGGCAGCCGTAGTTTTCTTCCGCGATGTTCAAACGATGACGATCGGACTCCAGTCCCACCAAAGCCACCTCGGCACCGCAAAGGCGAGCCATGGCGGCGCACAAGATGCCGATTGTCCCCGGCCCCATCACGATCACTCGATCACCCGGTTCAATGCGTGCATTACGAACGACGGCGTTGTAAGCGACGCAGCAGGGTTCGGTCAGGCACGCGTGTTCGAATGCAAGTGAGTCGGGGACTTCATGAAGAATTCGCGACGGAACGCGAACGTGGCGGGTCATTGCGCCGTCCACTCCATACCCAAACCCTTTGCGTGTGGGGTCCAGGTTGTAGAGGCCTCGCCGTGACATCGGATTGTTGGAATCGATGATCGCGGCGGTTTCGCTGACCACGCGGTCTCCCTCTTTCCAACCCTCCACGTCGTTTCCGATCTCCACGATGTGGCCGCCAAATTCGTGGCCCAAAACGACGGGGTAGTTCACGGGCCAAGAATGATGGGCGGTCCACTGATGGAGATCGCTGCCGCAGACGCCCACGTGGGAGACTTCCAGCAAGACATCTTGTGAGCCGATCTCCGGGCGATCGACTTCGCGAATTTCAACGGAGTTCGGTTCGGGAGCGTAGTTCACTACCGCGGCGGATTGCATCTTTTTGCCTGTTGATTGTCGAAGTGAAAAAGAGTCGGAACGTCTGATAATCCGAGAGCAGTCGCGAGGAGTTCGGGGCAACTCCGTCCCTCGCTCACGCTGCGGGTTATGACAGAGAGCTTGTTGACGCTGTGAAGCAGGAATGATTGGGGTTCACCCTGTGAGCCGTTTGGGCGTTGACCCCGGTTGCGAGTGAAAACCGTGGCTAACGCCAACGGCTCACATACCCGATGACACCTGCGTACCTGCTTAGGCGACGTCTTGAGCGTGCACGGCATCGCAGATCATTCGCAGCGACGCTTCCAGGTCACCATCGGCGGTGCGAAACGCATCGGCATCGATGGTCAGTGGCGCGCCCAGGACCACCAAAGGGGCACCGTACTTGGGACACTCGATGGCTTGTTCGATCGACAAACCTCCAACCGCTTGAACGGGAACCTTCACCGCTTGCACGACTTCACGCAATTGATCCAGCGGACTCGGCATTCGATCGCCACGAGCCGCGATGCCTCGGCGTTCGTCGTACCCGATGTGGTGGATGACGAAACCGCACCCCAGATCTTCCAGTCGTTTGGCACCGGCGACCATGTCTTCGCTGACCATGTTGTCGCCCATGACTTGGCAACCAAAGTCGGCTCCCGCTTTGACGACGCAGCGGATGGTTTCTTCGTGAGCTCGGGCCATGACAACAACGTGGGTCGCGCCGGCATTGGCCATCATCTCGGCTTCCAAGTACCCGCCGTCCATGGTTTTGAGGTCGGCAACAATCGGCGTCTTGGGGAACGCAGCACGAAGTTCTCGGACGCCGTGCAAGCCTTCGGCCAAGATCAGCGGGGTGCCTGCTTCCAGCCAATCCACCCCCGCTCGCATCGCCAATTCGGCGGTTTCAAGGGCTTCATCAATGTTGGTCAGGTCCAACGAAATCTGGACGATCGGACGCATGGCGCGGCCTCGTGAGGTGGGAAGGAAGGTGGGGTTCAGGCGGGAGGCCCGGATTGTATCGCATTCCGATGTGCCCGAGGTCTTCCACGCGAGAATTCACTCTCATCCATTCGTCACTGTCGCGACGCTGTTCTCCCGATGTGTTCTTGGGGGCCCGCGTTGGATTGGACAATCTCCGGTACACGGGCCACGTCATCCATCTTGGATTCGTATTCGTAAAATTCTTTCGCGGGAAAGCTCTTTCCCTCGTCGTCCTGTGCTCCCCTGCAGTTCTGGAAGATGTTCCCCACCGACTCGCAGAAACCATGGTGAATGTCCGTTGGATCGGGGCGATACATCTGTTTGATCGGATGCTTCACTTGATCAAAGTGATTGCGTTGGGCGAGTACCAAGCACTGTGAGTGCAATCCGATTCCGTAATCATTTTTTGAGTAAAGGCAGTTGAACACGTGAACCTTGCCGTAACCCACCCGAGGGTTGCGGGTGTCGGAACCATCGAACCAGCAATGATGGATGGTGGTGTTGAGGTAACCTGAATCTTCCGGTTGGCTGGTGCCGCTGTTGATCAGCATCGTCTTGTGATGCTTTGAGAATCGAGTCCAGGAAACGGTCACGAAGTCGGATTGGTTGGTGATGTCGAGCAAGCCGTCGCCGCATTCCGAGAGGTTACAGTGATCGATCCACGCATGGTGGGTTCGACGCAGCGCGATCGCATCGCGAGCGTCCGAGATGTGGAGGTTGCGAATGATGATGTTCGAAACACCGCTCATGTTCAGTTCGATGTTTTTGAGCGATGTGGATGCTCCCAAACCAAGCAGTGTTTTGTTGGACGCGATCTTGATTTGACCGTCTCCGGTGATCGCTCCTTCGATCAAAATTGTCAGTGGTTCGGGGCGGGACGCGTACTCGGCCAACTCCTCTGCGGTGCGGGCTGTCACGACATCACCGTTTCTCCCACCAGTGGTCGTTTCGACTCCACGGCCACTGACCGAGGCCCATCCGATAGGAGCGTCGCTTTCCTCGGCGGACGCGAGCGACGTCCACACGAAGGCGGCGAAGAAAAGCGATAGAAGTCCGGCAAGTCGCGGATTGGACGGATGATCATTCATGCTGAGGTTCGCCATCGAGTGATAGGAATTGGAGGATCTGGGCAGCTTCAATCGAGCGGTAGCCACACCGACATTTCAGACTTCCCACGGTTGGCCCAAGCGAAATAGGGAATGAGCTGGACTGCAACGGGGGTAGACGGTGTCGGATTGAATTCGCGGTAAAGTTGGTTTCGCCAAGGGCCGCTCTGCTTCAAACTCAGCTCCGCGTCGAGAACCGTGACTCCGTCGAGGAGTTCAGGCTCAAAACGTGGGATCAGTTCCGCGTTTTTCGGGACGCGAAGTTCTGCGAGCGAGGTGTCATCTGGAAGGTCGACCGATTCCAGGCAGTAAATGATGGGGCCA includes these proteins:
- a CDS encoding orotidine 5'-phosphate decarboxylase / HUMPS family protein, with translation MRPIVQISLDLTNIDEALETAELAMRAGVDWLEAGTPLILAEGLHGVRELRAAFPKTPIVADLKTMDGGYLEAEMMANAGATHVVVMARAHEETIRCVVKAGADFGCQVMGDNMVSEDMVAGAKRLEDLGCGFVIHHIGYDERRGIAARGDRMPSPLDQLREVVQAVKVPVQAVGGLSIEQAIECPKYGAPLVVLGAPLTIDADAFRTADGDLEASLRMICDAVHAQDVA
- a CDS encoding sugar phosphate isomerase/epimerase family protein, whose product is MPQLAAFPKAYMTALCKDGSMKLAEWFALASTLDVQGLEFYAGFLELEAPSNWPGLRQQVEDLGMVIPMLCCSPDFTHPDQAFRDAQIQQQMRWIEMTDTLGGSYCRVLSGQRRPELSTEEGVRLAADSITQCLPYAADRGITLILENHYKDDFWEYPEFAQSMGVFCDLVNAIDHPNFGVNYDPSNAFLAGDDPLELLRRVSHRVVTMHASDRFLIEGTLEDLRAEEGGSVGYAQRLRHGEIGKGLNDYDAIFRELKSKGFDSWISIEDGVDGIDQLRRSADFLRGKIAEHWN
- a CDS encoding pectate lyase family protein, which translates into the protein MNDHPSNPRLAGLLSLFFAAFVWTSLASAEESDAPIGWASVSGRGVETTTGGRNGDVVTARTAEELAEYASRPEPLTILIEGAITGDGQIKIASNKTLLGLGASTSLKNIELNMSGVSNIIIRNLHISDARDAIALRRTHHAWIDHCNLSECGDGLLDITNQSDFVTVSWTRFSKHHKTMLINSGTSQPEDSGYLNTTIHHCWFDGSDTRNPRVGYGKVHVFNCLYSKNDYGIGLHSQCLVLAQRNHFDQVKHPIKQMYRPDPTDIHHGFCESVGNIFQNCRGAQDDEGKSFPAKEFYEYESKMDDVARVPEIVQSNAGPQEHIGRTASRQ
- a CDS encoding metallophosphoesterase family protein codes for the protein MTIRILCFSDLHRDQEAAKRLVELADQADLVLGAGDFANRHEGLADTLHLLQAITRPTVLVPGNGETVEELRAATVNWKSAMVLHGEGCEIELHGGAVPVWGVGGGIPVTPFGDWSYDFDEEQATEMLAGCPEGAILITHSPALDTVDHDTAGRVRGSQSIRDAILAKKPRFAVCGHIHSDWERQVTLGATPILNAGPRGVFVDVCSTGER
- a CDS encoding SGNH/GDSL hydrolase family protein produces the protein MSRRRSATPNPPNRKQLPRFGASITACVLLISLFSKPIFADESNIDLLANSRIAVVGDSITQAGHYVSFLSYQLQTQSPNQTFDVYPLGLSSETVSGLSEQGHAGGKFPRPCLFERFDRLLTKVQPDVLIACYGMNDGIYQPLEESRFAAFQNGIRNMIDQAQQAGVKKIYLVTPPIYDDEPAGDSFHYDTVLNAYARWETELEIPGVKVIDLHTAMREARKERDQPFSKDKVHPNEEGHWLMAQTIASGLGVSETTKTLAEVKADPVFASIDAIRNLRWKAWMNHIGYTREKTYPPQPLGDTEALAAKQQDMLLKLLQQ
- a CDS encoding zinc-binding dehydrogenase → MQSAAVVNYAPEPNSVEIREVDRPEIGSQDVLLEVSHVGVCGSDLHQWTAHHSWPVNYPVVLGHEFGGHIVEIGNDVEGWKEGDRVVSETAAIIDSNNPMSRRGLYNLDPTRKGFGYGVDGAMTRHVRVPSRILHEVPDSLAFEHACLTEPCCVAYNAVVRNARIEPGDRVIVMGPGTIGILCAAMARLCGAEVALVGLESDRHRLNIAEENYGCQGIVGDPTEWANQRDGLGCDGVIDAAGSSATLEIAMQVVRPAGWISKVGWGPQPLGYNLDPLVQKNVTLQGSFSHNWPIWERVLALLTSGQLNVAPIIGGIWPIDQWQTAFDKMHRGEVVKAVLQPI